A section of the Streptomyces sp. SCL15-4 genome encodes:
- a CDS encoding DUF6480 family protein, whose product MSHVNPDPEPERSTGLEPGGGVPPGETPPAESSMPEAGPRETHNPTKGWAKAPLTAILVLVVMVAAFFLVYALIMIL is encoded by the coding sequence ATGAGTCATGTGAACCCCGATCCGGAGCCCGAGCGCAGCACCGGCCTGGAGCCCGGTGGCGGTGTCCCGCCCGGCGAGACGCCGCCCGCCGAGAGCAGCATGCCCGAGGCCGGGCCCCGGGAGACGCACAATCCGACGAAGGGCTGGGCGAAGGCGCCGCTGACCGCGATCCTGGTCCTGGTGGTCATGGTCGCGGCGTTCTTCCTGGTCTACGCGCTGATCATGATCCTGTGA
- a CDS encoding glutamate--cysteine ligase, with amino-acid sequence MRTVGVEEELLLVDPDSGDPKALATAVLARAAQDDPGQQVFEKELFGQMLEFATHPQSDMARLGDEIVRCRKEAARHAGEIGCAVAALATSPLPVSPSLSVNERYQWLAERFGIPTWDQLVCGCHVHVSVESDEEGVAVLDRLRPWLPVLRAISANSPFWQGRNTDYASYRSRVWNRWPSAGPAEPFGTAEDYHRRVADMVATGVVLDEGMVYFDARLSARYPTVEIRVADVCLYAETAVLLATLVRALVETAAADWRAGRPTPGTGVSLLRMADWQAARFGLEEDLLDPVTLRPRPAARVLDSLLEYTGDALAGSGDADRAAQGVAELLRRGNGAREQRRLLERTGSLRDVVTECVRHTQG; translated from the coding sequence TTGCGCACCGTAGGAGTGGAGGAGGAACTCCTCCTGGTCGATCCGGACAGCGGCGACCCGAAGGCGCTGGCGACGGCCGTCCTCGCCCGCGCCGCCCAGGACGACCCCGGACAGCAGGTCTTCGAAAAGGAGCTGTTCGGGCAGATGCTGGAGTTCGCCACGCATCCGCAGTCGGACATGGCGCGACTCGGGGACGAGATCGTCCGCTGCCGCAAGGAGGCGGCCCGGCACGCCGGGGAGATCGGCTGCGCCGTCGCCGCGCTGGCCACCTCGCCGCTGCCGGTCAGCCCCTCGCTCAGCGTCAACGAGCGCTATCAGTGGCTGGCCGAGCGGTTCGGCATCCCGACCTGGGACCAGCTCGTGTGCGGCTGCCATGTGCATGTTTCCGTGGAGTCGGACGAGGAGGGGGTCGCCGTCCTCGACCGGCTGCGCCCGTGGCTGCCGGTGCTCCGCGCGATCAGCGCCAACTCGCCGTTCTGGCAGGGCCGCAACACCGACTACGCCAGCTATCGCAGCCGGGTGTGGAACCGCTGGCCGTCGGCCGGGCCGGCCGAGCCGTTCGGCACCGCCGAGGACTATCACCGGCGGGTGGCCGACATGGTGGCCACGGGCGTCGTGCTGGACGAGGGCATGGTCTACTTCGACGCGCGGCTGTCCGCCCGTTATCCGACGGTGGAGATACGGGTGGCGGACGTGTGCCTGTACGCGGAGACCGCCGTCCTGCTCGCCACGCTGGTCCGCGCCCTCGTGGAGACGGCCGCGGCCGACTGGCGGGCGGGCCGGCCGACGCCCGGCACCGGAGTGAGCCTGCTCAGGATGGCCGACTGGCAGGCCGCCCGGTTCGGCCTGGAGGAGGACCTGCTCGACCCGGTCACCCTGCGGCCCCGGCCCGCCGCGCGGGTGCTGGACTCCCTGCTGGAGTACACCGGGGACGCGCTCGCCGGCAGCGGCGACGCCGACCGCGCCGCGCAGGGCGTCGCGGAGCTGCTGCGCCGGGGCAACGGCGCACGGGAACAGCGCCGCCTGCTGGAGCGCACCGGCAGCCTGCGGGACGTGGTCACCGAGTGCGTGCGGCACACACAGGGGTGA
- the glgB gene encoding 1,4-alpha-glucan branching enzyme: protein MALRDTTRPEAAGPVPPVAEPLDAAERGRLLAGAHHDPHALLGAHPVPGGTLLRALRPNARAVSVVADGTRTELRPEGDGLFAGVLPGPDIPSYTLLVAYDDGEQEVHDPYRFLPALGELDLHLIREGRHEQLWRALGAEPMVHQGVAGTRFTVWAPNARGVRVAGDFTYWDGTQYPMRSLGASGVWELFLPGIGEGTRYKFEITSRHGHRFLKADPMARCTEVPPDTASVVTASHYAWDDAEWMAHRGDTPVHQAPFSVYEVHLPSWRPGATYRQLAEELPAYAREMGFTHLELMPVAGHPFSGSWGYQVTSYYAPTPRLGSPDDFRYFVDACHRAGLGVIMDWVPAHFPKDDWALARFDGDPLYEPGNAARAEHPDWGTYEFDYGRTEVRNFLVANAVYWCEEFHIDGLRVDAVASMLYLDYSRDSGQWEPNVFGGREDLDAVAFLQEMNATVYRRCPGVVTIAEESTAWDGVTRPTDGGGLGFGLKWNMGWMHDSLEYIQKEPVHRKYHHDEMTFSMVYAYSENYVLPISHDEVVHGKRALVSKMPGDWWQRRANHRAYLGFMWAHPGKQLLFMGQEFAQGAEWSEAHGPEWWLLGDDYHSAGDHRGVQSLVRDLNGVYRATPALWQRDTDPGGFRWVLCDAADDNVLAFLRFAADGGPLLAVSNFSPVVRHGYRLWVPEGVAAWREELNTDEVRYGGGGVGAGGPVKAEDGALTLTLPPLATLWLVPEG, encoded by the coding sequence ATGGCACTGCGCGACACCACCCGCCCGGAGGCCGCGGGCCCCGTGCCCCCCGTGGCCGAGCCGCTGGACGCCGCCGAGCGCGGCCGGCTGCTGGCCGGGGCGCACCACGATCCGCACGCGCTGCTGGGCGCCCACCCGGTGCCGGGCGGCACGCTGCTGCGGGCGCTGCGCCCGAACGCCCGCGCGGTGAGCGTCGTGGCCGACGGCACCCGCACCGAGCTGCGCCCGGAGGGCGACGGGCTGTTCGCCGGCGTGCTGCCGGGCCCGGACATCCCGTCGTACACCCTGCTGGTGGCGTACGACGACGGCGAGCAGGAGGTGCACGACCCGTACCGCTTCCTGCCCGCCCTCGGTGAGCTGGACCTGCATCTGATCCGGGAGGGCCGGCACGAGCAGCTGTGGCGGGCGCTCGGCGCGGAGCCGATGGTCCACCAGGGCGTGGCCGGCACCCGGTTCACGGTGTGGGCACCGAACGCCCGGGGGGTGCGGGTGGCCGGGGACTTCACCTACTGGGACGGCACGCAGTACCCGATGCGCTCGCTCGGCGCGTCCGGGGTGTGGGAGCTGTTCCTGCCCGGGATCGGCGAGGGCACCCGGTACAAGTTCGAGATCACCTCCCGGCACGGCCACCGGTTCCTGAAGGCCGACCCGATGGCGCGGTGCACGGAGGTCCCGCCGGACACCGCGTCGGTGGTGACGGCCTCGCACTACGCCTGGGACGACGCGGAGTGGATGGCGCACCGCGGTGACACCCCCGTGCACCAGGCGCCGTTCTCGGTGTACGAGGTGCATCTGCCGTCCTGGCGGCCCGGCGCGACCTACCGGCAGCTCGCCGAGGAACTCCCGGCCTACGCACGGGAGATGGGCTTCACCCATCTCGAACTGATGCCGGTGGCGGGCCATCCGTTCAGCGGTTCGTGGGGATATCAGGTCACCTCCTACTACGCGCCGACGCCCCGGCTCGGCTCCCCGGACGACTTCCGGTACTTCGTGGACGCCTGTCACCGGGCCGGCCTCGGAGTGATCATGGACTGGGTGCCGGCACACTTCCCGAAGGACGACTGGGCACTGGCCCGGTTCGACGGGGACCCGCTGTACGAGCCCGGGAACGCCGCCCGTGCCGAGCACCCGGACTGGGGGACGTACGAGTTCGACTACGGCCGCACCGAGGTGCGCAACTTCCTCGTCGCCAACGCCGTCTACTGGTGCGAGGAGTTCCACATCGACGGGCTGCGGGTGGACGCGGTCGCCTCGATGCTCTACCTGGACTACTCGCGCGACTCCGGGCAGTGGGAGCCGAACGTGTTCGGCGGCCGGGAGGACCTGGACGCGGTCGCCTTCCTCCAGGAGATGAACGCCACCGTCTACCGGCGCTGCCCGGGCGTGGTCACCATCGCCGAGGAGTCCACCGCCTGGGACGGGGTGACCCGGCCGACCGACGGCGGCGGGCTGGGCTTCGGGCTGAAGTGGAACATGGGCTGGATGCACGACTCGCTGGAGTACATCCAGAAGGAGCCGGTGCACCGCAAGTACCACCACGACGAGATGACCTTCTCGATGGTGTACGCCTACAGCGAGAACTACGTCCTGCCGATCTCCCACGACGAGGTGGTGCACGGCAAGCGGGCGCTGGTGTCGAAGATGCCCGGCGACTGGTGGCAGCGGCGCGCCAACCACCGCGCGTATCTCGGCTTCATGTGGGCCCATCCGGGCAAACAGCTGTTGTTCATGGGGCAGGAGTTCGCGCAGGGAGCGGAGTGGTCCGAGGCGCACGGCCCGGAGTGGTGGCTGCTCGGCGACGACTACCACTCGGCGGGCGACCACCGGGGCGTGCAGTCACTGGTCCGCGATCTGAACGGGGTGTACCGGGCGACGCCGGCGCTGTGGCAGCGGGACACCGATCCGGGCGGCTTCCGGTGGGTGCTGTGCGACGCGGCGGACGACAACGTGCTGGCGTTCCTGCGGTTCGCCGCGGACGGCGGCCCGCTGCTGGCGGTGTCGAACTTCTCCCCGGTCGTCCGGCACGGCTACCGCCTGTGGGTGCCCGAGGGCGTCGCCGCCTGGCGGGAGGAGCTGAACACCGACGAGGTGCGCTACGGCGGCGGCGGTGTCGGTGCCGGCGGGCCGGTCAAGGCCGAGGACGGGGCCCTCACGCTGACGCTGCCGCCGCTCGCCACGCTCTGGCTGGTACCGGAGGGCTGA
- a CDS encoding maltokinase N-terminal cap-like domain-containing protein: MPNTITSRPRAATALDGPLDSLGGLLREWLPGQRWFAGKDRPVTDLSVLSVTELFPGCLHLLVHASHVPVPTPGGTPPPGDCYQLLLSLRRHLAPRLERAFIGRATTGPLAGLAVYDALHDPRSAHLLLERLRRPGAAGPLRFEADPAARVPGGLPPRLLDAEQSNSSIVYGDAYILKLFRRIQPGVNPDLEVPAALAALGCSRVPAPVAWFTTAGPRPATLGVLQPFLPDAADGWSLALGALAAGDDFTAEARALGRAMAEVHLALAEAFPPAGPGENCRTAEAMRARLDAAAHAVPGLLPFVPGLRAAFAALATCDTGPPAQRVHGDLHLGQVLRAGRDWFVIDFEGEPSRPLAERRTPQSPVRDVAGMLRSFDYAARQRRPWRPEWARRCREAFCAGYAARAGWDPRKKHALLRAHETDRAVYEVLYEARHRPDWLPVPMAAIKRLAVWGG, encoded by the coding sequence ATGCCGAACACCATCACCTCACGACCGCGCGCCGCGACCGCGCTCGACGGGCCCCTGGACTCGCTCGGCGGACTGTTGCGCGAATGGCTGCCCGGGCAACGCTGGTTCGCGGGCAAGGACCGGCCCGTCACCGATCTGTCGGTGCTGTCCGTGACCGAACTGTTCCCGGGCTGCCTGCACCTGCTGGTGCACGCCTCGCACGTGCCGGTGCCCACCCCCGGCGGCACGCCCCCGCCCGGGGACTGCTACCAGCTGCTGCTGAGCCTGCGCCGGCACCTCGCGCCGCGCCTGGAACGGGCGTTCATCGGACGGGCCACGACGGGACCGCTGGCCGGACTGGCGGTGTACGACGCGCTGCACGACCCGCGCTCGGCCCATCTGCTGCTGGAGCGGCTGCGCCGGCCCGGCGCGGCGGGCCCGCTGCGCTTCGAGGCGGATCCGGCCGCCCGGGTGCCCGGCGGCCTGCCGCCGCGGCTGCTGGACGCCGAGCAGTCCAACTCCTCGATCGTCTACGGCGACGCGTACATCCTGAAGCTGTTCCGGCGGATCCAGCCCGGCGTCAACCCGGACCTGGAGGTGCCGGCGGCGCTGGCCGCCCTCGGCTGCTCCCGGGTGCCGGCGCCGGTGGCCTGGTTCACCACGGCCGGTCCCCGCCCGGCCACCCTCGGAGTGCTCCAGCCGTTCCTGCCGGACGCCGCCGACGGCTGGTCGCTGGCCCTCGGCGCGCTCGCCGCGGGCGACGACTTCACCGCCGAGGCCCGGGCGCTGGGCCGGGCCATGGCCGAGGTGCACCTGGCGCTGGCCGAGGCCTTCCCGCCGGCCGGGCCGGGCGAGAACTGCCGTACGGCGGAGGCGATGCGCGCCCGGCTGGACGCCGCCGCGCACGCCGTACCCGGGCTGCTGCCCTTCGTGCCCGGCCTCCGGGCCGCGTTCGCGGCGCTGGCCACCTGCGACACCGGTCCGCCCGCCCAGCGGGTCCACGGCGACCTGCACCTGGGGCAGGTGCTGCGGGCCGGCCGCGACTGGTTCGTCATCGACTTCGAGGGCGAGCCGTCCCGGCCGCTCGCCGAGCGGCGCACCCCGCAGTCCCCGGTGCGGGACGTCGCCGGGATGCTGCGCTCCTTCGACTACGCGGCCCGGCAGCGCCGCCCCTGGCGACCCGAGTGGGCGCGCCGCTGCCGGGAGGCGTTCTGCGCGGGCTACGCGGCCCGGGCTGGCTGGGATCCACGCAAGAAGCACGCGCTGCTGCGCGCGCACGAGACGGACAGGGCGGTCTACGAGGTGCTGTACGAGGCGAGACACCGACCGGACTGGCTGCCGGTTCCGATGGCGGCGATCAAACGGCTCGCCGTGTGGGGAGGCTGA